Proteins found in one Aneurinibacillus uraniidurans genomic segment:
- a CDS encoding MarR family winged helix-turn-helix transcriptional regulator, whose translation MSYKIDESLGFILSNTQRKLSHFLLSKFKPYDITTEQWVLVAKLGEENGITQKDLAERTEKDQANVTRIIDLLEKKGLVRREKNSTDRRSMLVHLTDEGEKLREMLAPIEESVVNVSLSGMSEEEKALLKDFLARIAAAIQNECQDQD comes from the coding sequence GTGTCTTATAAAATTGATGAGTCGCTCGGGTTTATTCTGAGTAACACTCAGCGGAAATTAAGTCATTTTTTGTTATCCAAATTCAAACCGTATGACATTACGACAGAACAATGGGTTTTAGTCGCCAAACTAGGAGAAGAGAACGGAATTACGCAGAAGGATTTAGCCGAGCGAACGGAGAAAGACCAAGCAAACGTGACCCGGATTATTGATCTGTTAGAAAAAAAGGGACTGGTTAGACGGGAAAAAAACAGTACCGATAGAAGATCGATGCTCGTACATCTGACTGATGAAGGAGAAAAATTACGAGAAATGCTGGCGCCAATCGAAGAGTCAGTCGTGAATGTATCGCTATCGGGCATGTCTGAGGAAGAAAAGGCGTTATTGAAAGATTTTCTTGCCCGCATCGCGGCTGCTATACAGAATGAGTGTCAAGATCAGGATTAG
- a CDS encoding benzoate/H(+) symporter BenE family transporter, with the protein MEKTSIMRDVSMSAVVAGFIATIVSYAGPLLIVFQAAKVANLGDAYVSSWIWAISLGSGLTCLLLSIWFRSPVITAWSTPGLVLLVSSWSAYSYSDAIGAFVFSAVMVTILGVTGVFSAVMNRIPYAITTAMLAGILLKFGIEVFVSLQKLPTLVLPMIVCYLVAKRFLPRYAVALTLCVGLLLAYGLTEFTFSTIHAAMVKPVFTKPTFSFDAIIGLGIPLCVVAMASQNAPGIGVLRADGYNTPINPLITTTGIASLLFAPFGSHGINLAAITAAICTGKEAHHDSRKRYIAGISCGVFYIIFGTFGATISSLVSSLPGELIAVLAGLALFASLSASLASAMKEEAQRESALITFLVTISGISIAGIGSAFWGLIAGVVTSFILTGDVRTALRKKSRAA; encoded by the coding sequence ATGGAGAAGACAAGTATAATGCGAGATGTTTCGATGTCGGCTGTGGTAGCCGGGTTCATTGCTACGATTGTATCGTATGCGGGACCTTTGTTAATCGTATTTCAAGCAGCGAAGGTAGCAAATCTAGGTGATGCATACGTATCTTCCTGGATATGGGCGATTTCGCTTGGGAGCGGTCTGACATGTCTGCTGCTTAGCATCTGGTTTCGTTCACCTGTTATTACGGCCTGGTCAACACCGGGGCTTGTGCTGCTCGTGTCTAGCTGGTCAGCGTATAGCTATTCAGATGCGATTGGTGCATTTGTTTTTTCTGCCGTTATGGTTACGATTTTAGGTGTAACTGGTGTTTTTTCTGCTGTGATGAATCGGATTCCGTATGCGATTACAACGGCCATGCTGGCGGGAATTTTGCTGAAGTTTGGAATTGAGGTGTTCGTGTCGCTACAGAAACTGCCCACACTTGTTCTGCCGATGATTGTGTGCTATTTAGTGGCAAAGCGTTTTTTGCCGCGGTATGCCGTAGCGCTCACGCTATGTGTAGGGTTGCTGCTAGCGTATGGTCTTACGGAGTTCACGTTTAGCACGATACATGCAGCGATGGTTAAGCCAGTTTTTACAAAACCGACCTTTTCATTTGATGCGATAATAGGGCTGGGTATTCCGTTGTGTGTAGTGGCGATGGCTTCTCAAAATGCGCCGGGGATTGGGGTGCTGCGAGCTGATGGATACAATACGCCGATCAACCCGCTTATTACAACGACAGGGATTGCTTCGCTGCTTTTCGCTCCGTTCGGTTCGCACGGAATAAATCTGGCTGCCATCACAGCGGCGATCTGTACAGGAAAAGAAGCGCATCATGATAGTAGAAAACGCTATATTGCTGGAATTTCCTGCGGCGTGTTTTATATCATATTCGGTACGTTTGGTGCCACGATCTCATCGCTCGTCTCTTCCTTGCCAGGAGAATTAATTGCTGTACTTGCCGGATTAGCTTTATTTGCTTCCTTAAGTGCAAGTCTTGCATCTGCAATGAAGGAAGAAGCACAGCGAGAAAGTGCGCTTATTACATTCCTAGTTACCATATCGGGTATCTCAATCGCGGGGATTGGCTCCGCGTTCTGGGGATTGATCGCAGGAGTGGTAACCAGCTTTATTCTAACAGGGGATGTACGTACGGCTTTACGGAAAAAAAGCCGGGCAGCATAA
- a CDS encoding response regulator transcription factor has protein sequence MPYRIYLVEDEQNLNQLLATYLQNEGWDVTSFLNGGDARQAIARQPDLWVLDIMLPDVDGYQLIREIKAQAPDVPVIFISARDAELDRVIGLEMGSDDYLPKPFLPRELVIRVKRLLNRVYNVVSNAVEAGNVLHIAPYTIDETKRIVTRDGQEIELTSKEFDLLLLYAKNQGQAFAREQILRRVWGEDYFGTDRVVDDLVRRVRKKMPELRIETIYGYGYRMVQI, from the coding sequence TTGCCATACCGCATCTATTTAGTAGAAGACGAACAGAACTTAAATCAACTTTTGGCAACGTATTTACAAAACGAGGGGTGGGACGTTACCTCTTTTTTGAATGGTGGCGATGCCCGGCAGGCGATTGCTCGGCAGCCTGATTTGTGGGTTCTTGATATTATGCTCCCGGATGTGGATGGATACCAGCTTATCCGGGAGATTAAAGCACAGGCGCCAGATGTTCCGGTTATTTTTATCTCCGCGCGAGATGCAGAACTTGACCGTGTGATCGGGCTTGAGATGGGAAGTGACGACTACCTGCCGAAGCCTTTCCTGCCGCGTGAGCTGGTCATTCGGGTTAAGCGGCTGCTTAATCGGGTATACAATGTGGTTTCGAATGCAGTGGAGGCGGGGAATGTACTTCATATTGCGCCGTATACAATCGATGAAACGAAGCGGATTGTGACGCGGGACGGTCAAGAAATTGAGCTGACATCGAAAGAGTTCGATTTACTTTTGCTGTATGCCAAAAACCAGGGGCAGGCGTTTGCGCGGGAACAAATCTTGCGCCGCGTCTGGGGGGAAGACTACTTCGGTACGGATCGGGTAGTGGATGATCTGGTGCGTCGGGTACGAAAGAAAATGCCAGAGCTGCGTATTGAGACGATATATGGATATGGCTATCGGATGGTACAGATATGA
- a CDS encoding HAMP domain-containing sensor histidine kinase, giving the protein MKNQPLAIQIWTAFAAFMLGIAVLVVLLVPWMLRPFFVDDMYARISDAQNILWEHRVVNGENPEKRPSPPDREKRDVKHLIFVDNELVMLTPHRLPPEVLTKITDQIVKQKTGTKKYQQNIQDQQFYYMIRSEKVGGHSVSLVSYITGAYETEMNRSLLRQLVSIMGLVLLVGVPFALWLARYLSRPLRTMERHVKQIADRKWHEPLDVNRKDEIGRLGQSIERMRRRLIKQDEAQQSFLQHISHELKTPVMVIRSYAQAIRDGIFPKGDLDGSVGVIEEESERLEKRIRSLLYLTKLDYLASREHEMETVDLSLLVEDAITRLRVRRLDIEWEIDIVPACVRGDDEQVSIAIENLLDNQIRHAAQKASVTLKKVQEEGKSYVLLRFWNDGGSIEADVKDTLFMPFYKGKKGQFGLGLTIVRQIAELHGADVCVENEDEGVAFYLRMIVE; this is encoded by the coding sequence ATGAAAAATCAGCCGCTTGCCATTCAAATCTGGACAGCGTTCGCTGCCTTTATGCTCGGGATTGCGGTCCTTGTTGTGCTGCTTGTACCGTGGATGCTGCGGCCATTTTTTGTGGACGATATGTATGCCCGTATTTCGGATGCGCAGAACATTCTTTGGGAACACCGGGTTGTGAACGGAGAAAATCCGGAAAAACGACCATCACCACCTGATCGTGAAAAGCGGGATGTGAAGCATCTTATTTTCGTTGATAATGAACTTGTGATGCTGACACCGCATCGCCTGCCACCAGAAGTGCTCACGAAGATTACGGACCAAATTGTCAAGCAGAAGACAGGTACGAAGAAGTATCAGCAAAATATACAGGATCAACAGTTTTACTATATGATTCGGAGCGAGAAGGTCGGTGGACATTCTGTCTCGCTCGTTTCGTATATAACAGGTGCGTATGAGACAGAGATGAATCGTTCCTTGCTGCGCCAGCTCGTTAGCATTATGGGGCTCGTCCTTCTTGTCGGTGTTCCGTTCGCACTCTGGCTTGCCCGCTATTTATCCCGCCCGCTGCGCACGATGGAGAGGCATGTGAAGCAGATCGCAGATCGGAAATGGCACGAACCGCTTGATGTGAACCGTAAAGACGAGATTGGAAGACTGGGTCAGTCGATTGAGCGGATGCGCAGGCGGTTGATCAAGCAGGATGAAGCCCAGCAGTCCTTTCTCCAGCATATTTCTCATGAATTAAAAACGCCGGTCATGGTGATTCGCAGCTATGCGCAGGCGATTCGGGATGGAATTTTTCCGAAAGGTGACCTGGATGGCTCGGTTGGTGTGATTGAAGAGGAATCAGAACGGCTTGAGAAGCGTATTCGCAGCTTGCTGTACTTAACGAAGCTCGATTATCTGGCCAGCCGCGAACATGAGATGGAAACGGTAGATTTAAGTTTGCTCGTCGAAGATGCCATCACTCGTCTACGTGTGCGCAGGCTTGACATTGAATGGGAGATTGATATAGTCCCGGCCTGTGTACGGGGGGACGACGAACAAGTAAGTATTGCGATTGAGAACTTGCTTGATAATCAGATTCGCCACGCTGCCCAGAAAGCATCCGTGACGTTGAAAAAGGTACAGGAAGAAGGGAAGTCGTATGTCTTGCTTCGGTTCTGGAATGATGGTGGTTCGATTGAGGCAGATGTGAAGGATACGTTGTTTATGCCGTTTTATAAAGGAAAGAAAGGACAGTTCGGTCTCGGCCTGACGATTGTGCGGCAGATTGCCGAGCTGCATGGTGCAGATGTGTGTGTCGAGAATGAGGATGAGGGAGTGGCGTTTTATTTGCGGATGATAGTTGAGTAG
- a CDS encoding helix-turn-helix transcriptional regulator, whose amino-acid sequence MSKNDNMLAILWMLNSGAKITAKQIAEKLEINVRTVYRYIDSLCASGVPIVSDAGQNGGYSLLNNFISAPLFFDVEEQKAIIHAAVFAKEAGYPFSEVLSKATEKLKMYSNREQESILKRHLTGFEVISRNMAPSVKPILVELERAVANEYSVEIEYRTSHEEQPKQRVIDPYGVIYWNNKWYTIGFCHLRNEIRSFRAERVLQIKQTQRVFKRPEFFSAKEFFLQSLLPDLTDKDGVISLIIKGRAEALDDLCIHWFLGHHLKERTTNQAVFLLDERAIHAYVPYFLLSYGKAIQVIEPQSLKIKLVAVASELMEYYKI is encoded by the coding sequence GTGTCAAAAAACGATAATATGCTGGCAATTCTTTGGATGCTGAATTCAGGAGCAAAAATAACTGCGAAACAAATTGCGGAAAAGTTAGAGATAAACGTGCGAACCGTATACCGTTATATTGATTCGCTTTGCGCTAGTGGAGTACCGATCGTATCTGATGCAGGACAGAATGGCGGGTATAGCTTGCTGAACAATTTCATCAGTGCGCCTTTGTTCTTTGATGTTGAAGAACAAAAAGCAATTATTCATGCTGCCGTATTTGCAAAAGAAGCAGGGTACCCTTTCAGTGAGGTATTAAGCAAAGCTACAGAAAAATTGAAAATGTATTCAAATCGGGAACAGGAAAGCATTCTCAAGCGCCATTTAACTGGCTTTGAAGTGATAAGCCGTAACATGGCCCCTTCTGTTAAGCCAATATTAGTAGAACTGGAGCGGGCTGTAGCAAACGAGTATTCTGTAGAAATTGAATATCGCACAAGCCATGAAGAACAACCCAAGCAAAGGGTGATTGATCCTTATGGTGTGATTTATTGGAATAATAAATGGTATACGATTGGGTTTTGTCATCTGCGGAATGAAATCAGAAGTTTCCGGGCTGAACGGGTTTTACAGATAAAACAAACGCAAAGGGTGTTTAAACGGCCTGAATTTTTTTCTGCCAAGGAGTTTTTTTTACAAAGTCTATTGCCGGACCTGACGGATAAGGATGGAGTGATTTCATTAATTATAAAGGGTAGGGCAGAGGCTTTGGACGACTTGTGCATTCATTGGTTTTTAGGTCATCATCTGAAAGAGAGGACAACAAATCAAGCTGTCTTTTTACTTGACGAAAGAGCAATTCATGCATATGTGCCGTATTTTCTTTTATCCTATGGGAAGGCTATTCAGGTAATCGAACCACAGAGTTTGAAGATAAAACTTGTTGCTGTCGCATCAGAGTTAATGGAATACTATAAGATTTAA
- a CDS encoding type 1 glutamine amidotransferase family protein yields MNNTVYLYVFDTMADWEIGYLSAELNSGRYYKKGLTPSKIVTMGIEKTPVITKGGLKILPDSKLDECSIKNADALILPGGDTWAETIHEPIIKIVEQCLKENIVVAAICGATVGLAKKGLLDSRWHTSNDLDYLKMICPTYTGEKYYKKESVVTDGKLITASGIAPLEFALHVLKSLDVFTPQTLDAWYNLNKTHEPKYFYEMMNSIQ; encoded by the coding sequence ATGAATAATACTGTATATCTCTATGTATTTGATACGATGGCAGACTGGGAAATAGGTTACTTATCTGCCGAACTGAATTCGGGAAGATATTATAAGAAAGGGCTGACACCATCAAAAATAGTTACTATGGGAATTGAAAAGACCCCTGTTATTACAAAGGGGGGATTGAAAATATTACCTGATAGTAAGCTGGATGAGTGCAGTATTAAAAACGCAGATGCTTTGATTCTACCGGGTGGAGATACGTGGGCGGAAACAATTCACGAACCTATAATAAAAATAGTAGAGCAGTGTTTAAAGGAGAATATTGTTGTAGCGGCGATTTGTGGTGCTACAGTAGGACTGGCTAAGAAAGGATTGTTGGATTCACGATGGCATACGAGCAACGACTTGGACTACCTTAAAATGATATGTCCTACCTATACCGGAGAAAAGTACTACAAGAAGGAGTCCGTCGTAACTGATGGAAAACTGATAACTGCTTCCGGAATAGCTCCATTGGAATTTGCTTTACATGTCTTGAAGTCCTTAGATGTATTTACACCACAGACATTAGACGCTTGGTATAATCTTAATAAAACTCATGAACCGAAATATTTCTACGAGATGATGAATTCAATTCAATGA
- a CDS encoding VOC family protein: protein MADNIKYLGVSGKYTKNGIPNGFTTITPFIVVKNPSEAIEFYKSVFNARVKDVTEFSDEKGNKIVVHAELDFGNGFLQLGAANPSYKLVLPPTGDNACYSLAIYVTDVDQVFENAVAGGAKVREPIGNFVSGDRFGSILDPFGVRWSIMTRIEDLPEEESSRRVKEWAKSLSGN, encoded by the coding sequence ATGGCTGATAACATAAAATATTTAGGAGTGTCGGGTAAATATACAAAGAATGGGATACCCAACGGATTTACAACGATAACACCATTCATAGTAGTGAAGAATCCTTCTGAAGCAATAGAGTTCTATAAGTCTGTTTTCAATGCAAGGGTTAAGGATGTTACTGAATTTTCCGATGAAAAAGGTAATAAAATAGTTGTTCACGCGGAATTGGATTTTGGAAATGGCTTTTTGCAGTTGGGCGCAGCGAATCCGTCTTATAAACTGGTTTTACCGCCAACTGGGGATAATGCATGTTATTCTTTAGCAATTTATGTTACTGATGTTGATCAGGTGTTTGAAAATGCAGTGGCAGGAGGAGCAAAAGTTAGGGAACCGATTGGTAACTTTGTTTCAGGTGATCGATTCGGCAGCATTTTGGATCCATTTGGAGTAAGATGGTCCATTATGACTAGGATCGAGGATTTACCAGAAGAAGAAAGCAGTCGGAGAGTGAAGGAATGGGCTAAAAGTTTAAGTGGGAATTAA
- a CDS encoding RidA family protein: MTDFKVEHKNPDFLFSSKIFSQMITVSGNAKTIYIGGQNATNAEGELVGQDDLELQTKQILKNIEIILASEQASFKDLIKLNIYLLNGCNPQIGLKAFQESIGVMENPPLITVLFVSGFARPGCLIEIDGIAAVESKK, from the coding sequence ATGACTGATTTTAAAGTAGAACATAAGAATCCAGACTTTTTATTTTCATCAAAAATATTCAGTCAAATGATTACTGTCAGCGGTAATGCTAAAACAATCTATATCGGCGGGCAAAATGCAACAAATGCAGAGGGAGAACTGGTTGGACAGGATGATCTTGAATTGCAGACCAAACAAATCCTGAAGAATATCGAAATCATCCTGGCTTCTGAACAAGCAAGCTTTAAGGATCTTATTAAGCTTAATATCTATTTGTTAAATGGATGTAATCCGCAAATTGGTCTTAAAGCATTTCAAGAATCCATTGGAGTAATGGAGAATCCGCCGTTAATTACAGTACTGTTCGTTTCTGGTTTTGCACGTCCGGGATGTTTAATTGAAATAGACGGAATTGCAGCAGTAGAAAGCAAGAAATGA